One Zerene cesonia ecotype Mississippi chromosome 9, Zerene_cesonia_1.1, whole genome shotgun sequence DNA window includes the following coding sequences:
- the LOC119829127 gene encoding uncharacterized protein LOC119829127, with the protein MNRVRVAFGDNQAAASEDQQTAAQTNTASIDEITLDDADDSEENRNKRFLSFGGGSSSGGGSGNFLFDVVRRPAEMVARAAGTAFRLFAGTDSLNVGLTASHSATLDPNDPQLVAGSSSGASSGGDAAAEGEEGKGDNLTEGVPGPITRLFIIANRGIANLIQDLILRIAQTSERIVNFKARLITSII; encoded by the exons atgaatagg GTGCGAGTGGCCTTCGGGGACAATCAAGCGGCAGCCAGCGAGGACCAACAGACCGCGGCGCAGACCAACACCGCCTCCATCGATGAAATAACGCTCGACGACGCTGACGACAGTGAAGAAAATAGGAACAAAAG gtTCTTAAGCTTCGGAGGCGGAAGCTCATCAGGCGGAGGTTCAGGCAACTTCCTCTTTGACGTCGTCAGA CGTCCGGCAGAAATGGTAGCTCGCGCGGCGGGAACAGCCTTCCGTCTGTTTGCGGGCACGGACTCGCTCAACGTCGGCCTCACTGCCTCGCATTCCGCCACTCTGGACCCTAATGATCCACAA CTGGTCGCGGGCTCATCATCCGGGGCATCATCCGGCGGAGACGCGGCCGCTGAGGGTGAGGAGGGAAAGGGCGACAACCTCACGGAAGGAGTGCCCGGCCCCATCACCAGACTGTTCATCATCGCCAACCGCGGTATCGCGAACCTCATCCAAGACCTCATCCTCCGCATCGCACAGACCTCCGAGAGGATAGTCAACTTCAAGGCGCGATTGATCACTTCCATCATTTAA
- the LOC119829126 gene encoding uncharacterized protein LOC119829126, with product MSAARLSVCLLLLALLAAAAPAPRVRRQLADDNALQPIDETGEEQAREKRKLEGVTQAKFGVKNAVLGFVFGKINSLIDAKTRLVENLDKKNIELNKQYGIEAPQNGLASLTSVVGQVIGPKLQFLAPKLQAASGLLGGLSSGSSGSSGGGSGSGSGLGSILSLVTSLSGSSSGGGAGVSVGGTVETIDSDEDDSYRLARVELVVARRLCARVAARGGRRSRRLYSPRRATPCIYNVNSVRAASAAKTGVMSPRRLLSTARSTARSTARSTTRSTAPSTAPSTAPRESRSRATRLQRQASPKPTDDIPVFDRNKVSLDFPGNLFGPSVSLLIKTTKIIGDVIQNSAVRYQTFLRLFRPLFRGPFEIKGLDPPTTTTTTTTTTTTTTAAPPSSDNEIRRR from the exons ATGTCCGCCGCTCGCCTGTCTGTGTGTCTGCTCCTGCTCGCGCTGCtggccgccgccgcgcccgcgccgcgcgtGCGCCGCCAGCTCGCCGATGACAACGCGCTGCAGCCCATCGAC GAAACGGGCGAGGAGCAGGCGCGCGAGAAACGCAAGCTGGAGGGAGTCACGCAGGCCAAGTTCGGTGTCAAGAACGCAGTCCTTGGGTTCGTCTTTGGC AAAATCAACTCGCTGATCGACGCGAAGACTCGCCTCGTGGAAAATTTAGACAAGAAAAATATCGAGCTGAACAAACAGTACGGGATTGAAGCCCCTCAGAACGGGCTCGCTTCCTTAACCAGCGTCGTGGGACAAGTGATCGGACCGAAACTGCAGTTCCTCGCTCCCAAGCTGCAGGCTGCGTCGGGTCTACTGGGCGGGCTGTCGTCGGGCTCTAGCGGTAGCTCGGGCGGCGGCTCCGGCTCGGGCTCCGGCCTCGGCTCCATCCTGTCGCTCGTGACGTCCCTGTCAGGCTCTTCAtccggcggcggcgcgggtgTCTCCGTCGGCGGTACTGTCGAGACCATAGACTCTGATGAGGACGACTC ATATCGGTTAGCTCGTGTCGAGTTGGTTGTTGCACGTCGTCTCTGCGCCCGCGTCGCCGCGCGCGGCGGCCGCCGGTCGCGCCGCCTGTACAGTCCGCGTCGCGCCACACcctgtatttataatgtaaatagtgTTAG GGCGGCCTCCGCGGCGAAG ACTGGCGTTATGTCGCCGCGCCGCCTGCTCAGCACGGCTCGCAGCACGGCGCGCAGCACGGCGCGCAGCACGACGCGCAGCACAGCGCCCAGTACGGCGCCCAGTACGGCGCCCCGCGAGAGCCGCTCGCGGGCTACGAGGCTGCAGCGCCAGGCGAGCCCGAAGCCTACGGACGATATACCAGTGTTCGACCGGAACAAGGTCAGCCTGGACTTCCCTGGGAACCTGTTTGGACCGTCCGTGTCGCTCCTTATCAAGACCACTAAGATCATCGGAGACGTTATCCAG AACTCAGCGGTACGGTATCAGACCTTCCTACGCCTGTTCCGGCCGCTGTTCCGCGGGCCCTTCGAAATCAAGGGCCTGGACCCGCCGACCACCACCACGACCACCACCACCACAACCACTACGACTACAGCTGCACCGCCATCTTCAGACAATGAGATACGTcgtagataa
- the LOC119829128 gene encoding small glutamine-rich tetratricopeptide repeat-containing protein alpha-like, translating into MSEAKTVVAGIVNFLKQQLEALNVDSRESVEVAVQCIETAYDLTQEEISKGVDLLQLVRQQSGNAGAIQAEAEKLKNEGNESYKENLRLTEEKLARSERPAMDLGGLLQNPSLLNMATELLSDPNMQNLISGLMDNNSGANAPGGVNALLEAGQALAQQMQAANPELVEQLRRQMHPQGGQGGNPQPPAQ; encoded by the exons ATGTCGGAAGCAAAAACAGTGGTTGCAGGGAtagttaactttttaaaacaacaactCGAAGCGTTGAACGTCGACTCCCGGGAAAGCGTAGAAGTCGCCGTGCAGTGTATCGAAACTGCCTACGACTTAACACAGGAAGAAATTTCAAAGGGAGTAGATCTCTTACAGCTCGTCAGGCAGCAGAGCGGCAACGCGGGCGCTATCCAAGCTGAAGCCGAAAAGTTGAAAAACGAAGGCAACGAA TCCTACAAGGAGAATCTGCGCCTCACCGAAGAGAAGCTCGCGCGCAGCGAACGACCGGCTATGGATCTGGGAGGCTTACTTCAAAACCCATCGCTATTAAATATGGCCACAGAGCTCCTGTCCGATCCAAACATGCAGAATCTCATTTCAGGCCTAATGGATAACAATAGTGGTGCAAATGCTCCCGGTGGAGTGAATGCTTTACTGGAAGCCGGACAAGCTCTGGCTCAACAGATGCAGGCTGCAAACCCTGAGCTGGTGGAGCAGTTGAGGAGGCAGATGCACCCACAGGGCGGTCAAGGTGGAAACCCACAGCCACCagcacaataa
- the LOC119828921 gene encoding actin-related protein 10, with protein MALYEGIALIQEKQAVVLDLGTDYTKFGFTGEPAPRCIIPSQFWCPTERRNKRVHDYRTTEELYDNLVHMLHLLYFRHVLVNPKERKVVVVESLFTTTQFRETLAKVLFMHYEVSGVTWWDSARLSAATLGAPVALVVSLGARDAEVVAVVHGVPVVHAMQSQPLGARALHAELARLLDEDCGRELHLTDQELEDIKVRTCFVPSRKLALELGDEAALRSVRGAEWARAGGAGGAGGALRVSGRARALAAEPLFARDNELASLPDAVLQCIQMCPIDTRRALAENILVCGGGAALPGLAPRLRDELRHLVTLPPYKDRLQISTFKFHTSPCSPNISAWAGGALVGAADGGARADQRDAFLRRPRLRDWACLLSNTRDAALPP; from the exons ATGGCTTTATATGAAGGAATAGCACTTATACAAGAAAAGCAGGCAGTAGTATTGGATCTTGGTACGGATTATACAAA gTTTGGTTTCACTGGCGAGCCCGCACCAAGATGCATAATTCCATCTCAGTTCTGGTGTCCGACCGAGCGGCGCAACAAACGTGTACACGACTACCGCACCACAGAGGAGCTCTACGACAACCTGGTGCATATGCTGCATCTCTTGTATTTTAG ACATGTGCTGGTCAACCCTAAGGAGCGCAAAGTGGTGGTGGTTGAGTCACTATTCACCACCACACAGTTCAGAGAGACACTGGCTAAAGTGCTCTTCATGCATTATGAG GTGTCGGGCGTGACGTGGTGGGACAGCGCGCGGCTGAGCGCCGCCACGCTGGGCGCGCCCGTCGCGCTCGTCGTCAGCCTCGGCGCGCGCGACGCGGAGGTCGTCGCGG TGGTGCACGGCGTGCCGGTGGTGCACGCGATGCAGTCGCAGCCGCTgggcgcgcgcgcgctgcACGCGGAGCTGGCGCGCCTGCTGGACGAGGACTGCGGCCGCGAGCTGCACCTCACCGACCAGGAGCTCGAGGACATTAAGG TGCGCACGTGCTTCGTGCCGTCCCGCAAGCTGGCGCTGGAGCTGGGCGACGAGGCGGCGCTGCGCTCCGTGCGCGGCGCGGAGTGGGCGCGCGCGGGcggggcgggcggcgcggggggaGCGCTGCGCGTGTCGGGGCGGGCGCGCGCGCTCGCCGCCGAGCCGTTGTTCGCGCGCGACAACGAGCTCGCCTCGCTGCCCGACGCCGTGCTGCAGTGTATACAGATG TGTCCCATCGACACGCGGCGCGCGCTGGCCGAGAACATCCTGGtgtgcggcggcggcgcggcgctgcCCGGCCTCGCGCCGCGCCTGCGCGACGAGCTGCGCCACCTCGTCACCCTGCCGCCCTACAA GGACCGGCTGCAGATCAGCACGTTCAAGTTCCACACGAGCCCGTGCTCGCCCAACATCAGCGCGtgggcgggcggcgcgctcGTGGGCGCGGCGgacggcggcgcgcgcgccgaCCAGCGCGACGCCTTCCTGCGCCGCCCGCGCCTGCGCGACTGGGCCTGCCTGCTCTCCAACACGCGCGACGCTGCGCTGCCGCCCTAG